In one window of Streptomyces sp. NBC_01224 DNA:
- a CDS encoding SDR family oxidoreductase: MSIVVTGATGELGRLVIDQLLTAVPANEIAAVVRNEEKAAPLAARGVELRIADYDRPESLKDVFQAGDRVLLISGSEVGKRVPQHTAVIDAAKAAGVAQLAYTGVLGGPDADFELAEEHKVTEQLILDSGLPHTFLRNGWYTENYTANLAPVLEHGAVVANAGDGRVASATRADYAAAAAAVLTGEGHIGAVYELSGDVAWSFADYAAEVAEATGKEIVYKNVPAAVHQEILVGAGLPEGFAAILVDVDAAIERGLLAGTSGDLTRLIGRPTTPLAETVAAAVAAA; this comes from the coding sequence ATGAGCATCGTTGTCACCGGAGCCACCGGAGAGCTCGGCCGTCTCGTCATCGACCAGTTGCTCACCGCCGTGCCCGCGAACGAGATCGCCGCCGTCGTCCGCAACGAGGAGAAGGCCGCCCCGCTCGCCGCCCGCGGCGTCGAGCTCCGCATCGCCGACTACGACCGTCCGGAGTCCCTCAAGGACGTCTTCCAGGCCGGTGACCGCGTCCTGCTCATCTCCGGCAGTGAGGTCGGCAAGCGCGTACCGCAGCACACCGCCGTCATCGACGCGGCCAAGGCGGCGGGCGTAGCGCAGCTCGCGTACACCGGCGTGCTGGGCGGTCCCGACGCCGACTTCGAACTGGCCGAAGAGCACAAGGTCACCGAGCAGCTGATCCTCGACTCCGGGCTGCCGCACACCTTCCTGCGCAACGGCTGGTACACCGAGAACTACACCGCCAACCTCGCCCCCGTCCTGGAGCACGGCGCCGTCGTCGCCAACGCGGGCGACGGACGGGTCGCCTCCGCCACCCGCGCCGACTACGCCGCCGCGGCAGCCGCCGTGCTGACCGGTGAGGGTCACATCGGCGCGGTCTACGAGCTGAGCGGCGACGTCGCCTGGTCGTTCGCGGACTACGCGGCGGAGGTCGCCGAGGCCACCGGCAAGGAGATCGTGTACAAGAACGTCCCGGCCGCCGTGCACCAGGAGATCCTCGTCGGCGCCGGTCTGCCCGAGGGGTTCGCGGCGATCCTCGTCGACGTCGACGCCGCGATCGAGCGCGGACTGCTCGCCGGTACGAGCGGTGACCTGACCCGACTGATCGGCCGGCCGACGACGCCGCTCGCCGAGACGGTGGCCGCGGCAGTGGCCGCGGCGTAA
- a CDS encoding sensor histidine kinase, which produces MQAGTAVDPDHPILARRLSRRQLMALDCVFVLVYAVALLLTGPTAISSSSAPPPPAPVPWERLVLIAAATAPVAVRRIWPLPVFVVVLAVTVVAVVRDGAWDPFLSAAFAIYTVAVMVPLRWWWQRWLPGLTIAVLTAAGAVGVARAGEAYWWRDGPGLLLLGFAALLGAWELGRAARQRRAFAVRAAEQLAQRAVTEERLRIARELHDVVTHSMGLIAVKAGVANHVLHIRPQEAYDALQVIERTSRTALNDMRRMLGVLRTSEDERQAAALGPVPSAVALPELVGQVGAQLTMRGVESLPGGVALAVYRIVQEALTNVAKHAGPATRCRVVVDANGHDVRLAVIDDGGDRATLATTPGGHGIVGMRERVAVYGGTFTAGPRPEGGFAVHVSLPYQEDE; this is translated from the coding sequence GTGCAAGCAGGTACTGCGGTGGACCCCGACCATCCGATCCTGGCCCGGCGGCTGAGCCGACGCCAACTCATGGCCCTGGACTGCGTGTTCGTGCTCGTCTACGCGGTCGCGTTGCTGTTGACCGGGCCGACGGCCATCTCGTCGTCGTCCGCGCCGCCGCCCCCGGCCCCGGTGCCGTGGGAGCGACTCGTGCTCATAGCCGCGGCCACCGCGCCTGTCGCCGTACGGCGGATCTGGCCGTTGCCCGTGTTCGTTGTCGTGCTGGCGGTGACCGTCGTGGCCGTCGTACGGGACGGGGCGTGGGACCCGTTCCTGTCGGCGGCGTTCGCCATCTACACCGTCGCCGTCATGGTGCCGTTGCGCTGGTGGTGGCAACGATGGTTGCCCGGCCTGACGATCGCTGTGCTGACCGCGGCCGGCGCTGTCGGAGTGGCGCGTGCCGGCGAAGCGTACTGGTGGCGCGACGGCCCGGGTCTGCTGTTGCTCGGCTTTGCCGCACTGCTCGGCGCCTGGGAGCTGGGGCGCGCCGCGCGGCAGAGGCGCGCATTCGCCGTCCGGGCGGCCGAGCAGCTCGCGCAGCGGGCCGTCACGGAGGAACGCCTGCGGATCGCCCGCGAACTGCATGACGTCGTCACGCACAGCATGGGCCTGATCGCGGTCAAAGCCGGTGTTGCCAACCACGTGCTGCACATCAGGCCGCAAGAGGCGTACGACGCGCTGCAGGTCATCGAGCGCACGAGTCGCACCGCGCTGAACGACATGCGCCGGATGCTCGGTGTGCTGCGCACCTCCGAAGACGAGCGGCAGGCGGCGGCTCTTGGCCCGGTTCCCAGCGCCGTTGCTCTCCCCGAGCTCGTCGGGCAGGTCGGCGCGCAGCTGACCATGCGCGGTGTCGAAAGCCTGCCCGGCGGAGTCGCGCTGGCCGTCTACCGGATCGTGCAGGAGGCGCTCACCAACGTTGCCAAGCATGCCGGCCCGGCAACCCGCTGCCGGGTGGTGGTCGATGCGAACGGCCACGACGTCCGGCTCGCCGTCATCGACGATGGAGGTGACCGGGCGACCCTCGCGACGACACCCGGCGGTCATGGCATCGTCGGCATGCGCGAACGCGTCGCCGTGTACGGCGGCACTTTCACCGCCGGACCGCGTCCGGAGGGAGGCTTCGCGGTGCACGTGTCCCTGCCGTACCAGGAGGACGAATGA
- the rarD gene encoding EamA family transporter RarD, with product MKGTNEQRAGLLSGIGAYGLWGMVPLFWPLLKPAGAIEILAHRMVWSVGVVGIALLVLRRWSWIGELIRQPKKLGLISVAAAVITVNWGLYIWSVNNGHVVEASLGYFINPLVTIAMGVLLLGERLRPAQWVAVGTGVAAVLVLAIGYGRPPWISLTLAFSFATYGLVKKKVNMGGLESLTAETAVLFVPALGYLLWLGAQGDATFTSEGLGHSALLAATGVVTATPLVLFGAAAIRVPLSTLGLLQYLAPVFQFILGILYFHEEMPPERWAGFALVWLALTLLTWDAFRTARRTRAQAQTRAVQLAARQTPTAGDSPSSSSAATPAK from the coding sequence GTGAAGGGAACAAATGAACAACGGGCCGGGCTGCTGTCCGGCATCGGCGCCTACGGCCTGTGGGGCATGGTCCCGCTGTTCTGGCCGCTGCTGAAGCCCGCCGGTGCGATCGAGATCCTCGCCCATCGCATGGTCTGGTCCGTCGGGGTCGTCGGCATCGCACTGCTGGTGCTGCGCCGCTGGTCCTGGATCGGTGAGCTGATACGGCAGCCGAAGAAGCTCGGCCTGATATCGGTCGCCGCGGCCGTGATCACGGTCAACTGGGGTCTGTACATCTGGTCCGTGAACAACGGCCATGTCGTCGAGGCCTCGCTCGGCTACTTCATCAATCCGCTGGTCACCATCGCCATGGGCGTTCTGCTTCTCGGCGAACGGCTGCGCCCCGCGCAGTGGGTGGCGGTCGGCACCGGTGTCGCGGCGGTGCTCGTACTGGCGATCGGCTACGGACGGCCGCCGTGGATCTCATTGACGCTGGCGTTCTCCTTCGCGACATACGGCCTGGTGAAGAAGAAGGTCAACATGGGCGGCCTGGAGTCGCTCACCGCCGAGACCGCCGTACTGTTCGTGCCCGCGCTCGGCTACCTGCTGTGGCTGGGCGCGCAGGGCGATGCGACTTTCACCTCCGAGGGCCTCGGTCATTCGGCGCTGCTGGCCGCGACGGGTGTCGTCACGGCCACGCCGCTCGTCCTTTTCGGGGCGGCGGCCATCCGCGTACCGCTCTCCACGCTGGGCCTGCTGCAGTATCTGGCGCCGGTCTTCCAGTTCATCCTCGGCATCCTGTACTTCCACGAGGAGATGCCGCCGGAGCGATGGGCCGGGTTCGCCCTGGTGTGGCTGGCGCTCACCCTGCTGACGTGGGACGCGTTCCGGACGGCACGGCGGACGAGGGCACAGGCGCAGACTCGTGCGGTGCAGCTGGCGGCGCGACAGACACCGACGGCCGGGGATTCCCCTTCGTCGTCCTCCGCCGCAACCCCAGCGAAGTGA
- a CDS encoding ABC transporter permease subunit gives MTSNSPRAVLASEWTKAWTVRSTSLNLLLAFALSTGLGTLIALNWRSNIEHVVNFDPLVAGLYSVPLGQLALVVFGVLLVGSEYSSGSIRASLSAVPQRGLLYGGKVLVGTLAALVGSTVTVIVTFAGAQAALGPYGTTLTADGIPTALAGAIAYLTLICTFSMGIATIVRSSAISLGVLLPMLFLGAQGLGNVPVLKPVLQYLPDQAGLELMRIAGPPGDGRFGPDYGPGTALVILLAWTAAALTGGYLVLRRRDA, from the coding sequence ATGACCAGCAATTCGCCCCGAGCGGTTCTCGCCTCCGAATGGACCAAGGCGTGGACCGTACGCTCGACCAGCCTCAACCTGCTGCTGGCCTTCGCGCTCAGCACCGGCCTCGGCACCCTCATCGCGCTCAACTGGCGCAGCAACATCGAGCACGTCGTCAACTTCGATCCACTGGTTGCCGGCCTGTACAGCGTGCCCCTCGGACAGCTCGCCCTCGTTGTGTTCGGCGTCCTGCTCGTCGGCTCCGAGTACTCATCCGGATCGATCCGGGCGTCGCTGTCCGCGGTGCCCCAGCGTGGTCTGCTCTACGGCGGCAAGGTGCTGGTCGGCACGCTGGCCGCCCTCGTCGGCTCGACGGTCACCGTCATCGTCACGTTCGCCGGGGCGCAGGCGGCCCTCGGCCCGTACGGCACCACACTCACTGCGGACGGGATCCCGACCGCCCTTGCCGGCGCCATTGCCTACCTGACGTTGATCTGCACCTTCTCCATGGGAATCGCGACCATCGTGCGCAGCTCGGCAATCTCGCTGGGCGTCCTGCTCCCGATGTTGTTCCTCGGCGCCCAAGGACTCGGCAACGTCCCCGTCCTGAAGCCCGTCCTGCAGTACCTGCCCGACCAGGCCGGCCTGGAACTGATGCGCATTGCCGGACCGCCCGGCGACGGACGATTCGGCCCCGACTACGGCCCCGGGACGGCTCTCGTCATCCTGCTGGCCTGGACTGCCGCCGCTCTGACAGGCGGCTACCTGGTCCTGCGCCGGCGTGACGCCTGA
- a CDS encoding FAD-dependent monooxygenase: MPCTLIVGSGPTGLTLACDLARRSIDVRIIDKSPDFPRSSRAKGPNPRSLEVLEDLGVVDKVLAAGSAPLPMRKYRNGLPIADTDPFEASRPTPDTPYDRGWLIAQWRLEEILRDRLAEYGVHVELGAEADRLTAGSDSVTVGLADGRSIEARYVVGCDGGHSPVRKLLGVPFEGKTTEEQMMVCGDVEADGPDRGYWHQWFDEDGAVMMCPIPGTRSGWWFQAGPERDRAGAPVPPSLESFRRLFAKHTGLPATHLTQATLLSTYRVNERMADRYRVGRVLLAGDAAHVHSIAGGLGMNTGIQDAFNLGWKLARVVTGQADPGLLDTYEEERLPVASWALDISSERLRVTLDAIRQPGGGLDSAVTGETTGLGLGYRWSSLSPAGSTARLRAGDRAPDAPCRDAGTGAPTRLFEAFAGPHFTLLGFGPATTDALRATETTYGDAVRAYGVDAEARHGLTDDAGHARSAYGIETGADALVLVRPDNHVGLIAPADDGRAVIDYLDHLSGTAFRRL; this comes from the coding sequence ATCCCGTGCACACTGATCGTCGGCTCGGGGCCGACCGGCCTGACCCTGGCCTGCGATCTGGCCCGGCGCTCCATCGACGTACGGATCATCGACAAGTCCCCGGACTTTCCGCGCAGCTCACGGGCCAAGGGCCCCAACCCCCGCTCCCTGGAGGTCCTGGAGGACCTCGGGGTCGTGGACAAGGTCCTGGCCGCGGGCTCGGCGCCGCTGCCCATGCGCAAGTACCGGAACGGGCTGCCGATCGCCGACACCGACCCGTTCGAGGCATCGCGCCCGACGCCGGACACCCCGTACGACCGGGGGTGGCTGATCGCCCAGTGGCGGCTGGAGGAGATCCTGCGGGACCGCCTGGCGGAGTACGGAGTACACGTCGAACTCGGCGCGGAAGCCGATCGGTTGACGGCGGGCTCCGACTCGGTGACGGTCGGGCTCGCAGACGGCCGGAGCATCGAGGCGCGGTACGTGGTGGGCTGCGACGGCGGCCACAGCCCGGTGCGCAAGTTGCTCGGCGTCCCATTCGAGGGGAAGACCACCGAGGAACAGATGATGGTCTGCGGGGACGTGGAGGCGGACGGCCCCGACCGCGGCTACTGGCACCAGTGGTTCGACGAGGACGGCGCCGTGATGATGTGCCCGATCCCGGGTACGCGGTCGGGCTGGTGGTTCCAGGCGGGGCCGGAGCGGGACCGGGCGGGAGCCCCCGTACCGCCCTCGCTGGAGAGCTTCCGGCGGCTCTTCGCCAAGCACACCGGACTGCCGGCCACCCATCTGACGCAGGCCACCCTGCTCTCCACGTACCGGGTCAACGAGCGCATGGCCGACCGCTACCGGGTGGGTCGCGTACTGCTGGCCGGGGACGCCGCGCATGTGCACTCCATCGCGGGTGGACTGGGCATGAACACCGGGATCCAGGACGCGTTCAACCTGGGCTGGAAGCTCGCCCGGGTCGTCACCGGCCAGGCCGATCCCGGCCTGCTGGACACGTACGAGGAGGAGCGGCTGCCCGTGGCCTCCTGGGCGCTGGACATCAGTTCCGAGCGGCTGCGGGTCACGCTCGACGCGATCAGGCAGCCGGGCGGCGGCCTGGACTCGGCGGTCACCGGGGAGACCACGGGCCTCGGCCTGGGCTACCGCTGGAGCTCACTCTCCCCCGCAGGCTCCACCGCCCGCCTGCGCGCGGGCGACCGCGCCCCGGACGCCCCCTGCCGCGATGCCGGGACGGGCGCACCGACCCGGCTGTTCGAGGCGTTCGCCGGACCGCACTTCACCCTGCTGGGCTTCGGCCCGGCCACAACGGACGCGCTGCGGGCGACGGAAACGACGTACGGCGACGCGGTGCGGGCGTACGGGGTGGACGCGGAAGCACGGCACGGCCTGACCGACGACGCAGGCCACGCCCGCTCGGCGTACGGCATCGAAACGGGCGCCGACGCTCTCGTCCTGGTCCGCCCGGACAACCACGTGGGGCTGATCGCGCCGGCCGACGACGGCCGGGCTGTCATCGACTATCTGGACCACCTGAGCGGTACGGCATTCAGGCGGCTTTGA
- a CDS encoding CGNR zinc finger domain-containing protein has product MTESAMGAPGLTLRPREGRPYRFDPGALCLELLPTGGYARYAAYEVLHTPADLVRWAGESRLPDGLSLSVSTQELRRAHELRAALWNLALARAHGRPFDPAELTTVNAAAAEPPLVPRLAVDSGTLAWGPDATGTALLSTVARDAVELFTGPYADRIRECGSDNCKLLFVDTSRPGRRRWCAMERCGNLHKVRAHRARHTTTD; this is encoded by the coding sequence ATGACCGAGTCGGCAATGGGTGCGCCGGGGCTGACCCTCCGCCCACGGGAAGGCCGCCCCTATCGCTTCGATCCCGGTGCCCTGTGCCTGGAGTTGCTACCCACCGGCGGATATGCGCGGTACGCGGCGTACGAGGTGCTGCACACCCCCGCCGACCTGGTGCGATGGGCAGGCGAGAGCCGGCTGCCGGACGGCCTGTCCCTTTCGGTGAGTACGCAGGAGCTTCGGCGGGCCCACGAGTTGCGCGCCGCCCTCTGGAACCTGGCCCTCGCTCGCGCACACGGCCGCCCCTTCGACCCGGCGGAACTCACCACGGTGAACGCTGCGGCGGCCGAGCCCCCGCTCGTCCCTCGTCTCGCCGTGGACTCCGGCACCCTCGCCTGGGGCCCGGATGCCACGGGAACGGCCCTTCTGTCGACCGTCGCCCGTGATGCGGTGGAGCTGTTCACCGGCCCGTACGCCGACCGCATCCGTGAATGCGGCTCCGACAACTGCAAGTTGCTCTTCGTCGACACCTCACGGCCGGGCAGGCGGCGGTGGTGTGCGATGGAGCGCTGCGGAAACCTCCACAAGGTACGGGCCCACCGCGCCCGGCACACCACGACCGACTGA
- a CDS encoding winged helix-turn-helix transcriptional regulator, with product MSVSDLSRKPDVNRQMCPSRLVLEHVTSRWGVLVLAALLERSYRFSELRREVGGVSEKMLAQTLQTLERDGFVHRDAKPVIPPRVDYSLTGLGREAAEQVWALARWTERRLDAVHAAREAYDAGKKEQAQSG from the coding sequence ATGAGCGTGAGTGATCTGAGCAGGAAGCCCGATGTGAACCGGCAGATGTGCCCCTCCCGGCTGGTGCTCGAACATGTCACCAGCCGCTGGGGCGTCCTGGTCCTCGCCGCCCTGCTGGAGCGCTCGTACCGCTTCAGCGAGCTGCGCCGCGAGGTCGGCGGCGTCAGCGAGAAGATGCTGGCCCAGACCCTCCAGACGCTGGAGCGCGACGGCTTCGTGCACCGGGACGCGAAACCGGTGATCCCGCCGCGGGTGGACTACTCGCTCACCGGGCTGGGCCGGGAGGCCGCCGAGCAGGTGTGGGCGCTGGCCCGCTGGACGGAGCGGCGCCTGGACGCCGTGCACGCGGCGCGCGAGGCGTATGACGCCGGGAAGAAGGAGCAGGCTCAGTCCGGCTGA
- a CDS encoding response regulator transcription factor, whose product MIRPADPPANPVRVLIADDQALLRGSLRVLVDAEPGLVTTSEAATGTEAVRFAEQDPPDVVLMDVRMPGMDGIEATRRICGSPATANVKVLILTMFDLDEYVYAALRAGASGFLLKDTPPGELLAAIRVIAAGEALLAPAVTRRLIAEFVRRPEPSRPLRRTLDGVTEREREVLTLIACGLSNTEIAERLYLGIATVKTHVSHLLTKLAARDRAQLVIVAYESGLVTVARPPLGS is encoded by the coding sequence ATGATCCGGCCCGCCGATCCGCCCGCTAACCCGGTCCGGGTCCTGATCGCGGACGACCAGGCGCTGCTGCGCGGCAGTCTGCGAGTTCTCGTCGATGCCGAGCCCGGCCTGGTGACCACGTCGGAGGCGGCGACCGGGACGGAGGCGGTGCGGTTTGCCGAGCAGGATCCGCCGGACGTGGTCCTGATGGACGTGCGGATGCCCGGGATGGATGGCATCGAGGCGACCCGGCGGATCTGCGGCTCTCCCGCGACCGCGAACGTCAAGGTGCTGATCCTGACGATGTTCGACCTGGACGAGTACGTCTACGCCGCGCTGCGAGCCGGCGCCAGCGGCTTCCTGCTCAAGGACACGCCGCCCGGCGAGCTGCTCGCGGCGATACGGGTCATCGCCGCCGGCGAGGCGCTGCTGGCACCGGCCGTGACGCGACGCCTGATCGCGGAGTTCGTCCGCCGCCCGGAGCCCTCGCGACCGCTGCGTCGCACCCTGGACGGCGTGACCGAGCGCGAACGCGAAGTCCTCACCCTCATCGCCTGCGGTCTGTCCAACACCGAGATCGCCGAACGGCTGTATCTCGGCATTGCCACCGTGAAGACCCACGTCAGCCATCTGCTCACCAAGCTCGCCGCCCGCGATCGCGCCCAATTGGTGATCGTCGCGTACGAGAGCGGCCTGGTCACGGTGGCACGACCACCGCTCGGTTCCTGA
- a CDS encoding ABC transporter ATP-binding protein → MIEVTDLTKRYGRTTAVEGLTFQVRPGRVTGFLGPNGAGKSTTMRMMLGLDRPTTGEVRIDGAPYQRLHDPLRTVGALLDAKAVHPGRTALNHLRCLARSNGIPPRRVHEVVELTGLRSAARRRARTFSLGMSQRLGIAAALLGDPAVLVLDEPVNGLDPEGVLWIRQLMRDLAAQGRTVLVSSHLMSEAALTVDHLIVVGRGRLLADTSMTAFIDRHTDAGVQVRTPEPQRLREVLAGAGITVTDCADGSLNVAAAAERIGELVAAHAVTVHEVTRSTASLEEAFMRLTADTVEYRAELPGGTPR, encoded by the coding sequence ATGATCGAAGTAACCGACCTGACCAAGCGCTACGGGAGAACCACCGCTGTGGAGGGGCTTACCTTCCAGGTACGGCCCGGCCGGGTGACCGGATTCCTGGGCCCCAACGGCGCCGGGAAGTCCACCACGATGCGCATGATGCTGGGCCTGGACCGGCCGACGACCGGCGAGGTACGCATCGACGGCGCACCGTACCAGCGGCTTCACGACCCGCTGCGTACGGTGGGTGCGCTGCTCGACGCCAAGGCGGTGCACCCTGGCCGAACCGCGCTGAACCATCTGCGGTGCCTGGCCCGCAGCAACGGGATCCCGCCACGTCGCGTCCATGAGGTGGTCGAGCTGACCGGCCTGCGGAGCGCCGCGCGCCGTCGAGCGAGGACGTTCTCGCTGGGTATGAGTCAGCGGCTGGGAATCGCCGCGGCGTTGCTCGGCGACCCCGCCGTCCTGGTGCTGGACGAGCCTGTCAACGGGCTCGACCCGGAAGGCGTCCTGTGGATCCGGCAGCTCATGCGGGACCTGGCGGCACAAGGACGCACCGTCCTGGTGTCCAGCCACCTGATGAGCGAGGCGGCGCTCACCGTGGACCACCTCATCGTCGTCGGCCGCGGTCGGCTCCTCGCGGACACCAGCATGACCGCGTTCATCGACAGGCACACGGACGCGGGTGTGCAGGTGCGCACGCCTGAACCGCAGCGGCTGCGAGAAGTGCTGGCCGGCGCAGGAATCACGGTCACCGACTGCGCCGACGGCAGCCTGAATGTGGCCGCCGCCGCGGAGCGGATCGGCGAACTTGTCGCAGCGCACGCGGTGACGGTGCACGAGGTGACGCGGAGTACCGCGTCTCTCGAAGAGGCGTTCATGCGGCTGACCGCCGACACGGTCGAATACCGGGCAGAACTGCCGGGAGGAACACCCCGATGA